CTTTTAATACCACCTTTTCCGGGATAGAGAGATTTATCTTCAACCGGTTGGGTTTGATTGTTTCAATTCGCAGGCGTTTGGAAAAATCGGCTCCTCCTACCGATACTTTCGCATTCCAGGCTCCAGTAGGAGCATCGACTTCGGTTGGTAGATCGAAAACATAAAGTCCCATTTCTCCATGAGTTTGCGTTTTACGGAGATAAAGTTGCCCGAGCGGGTTATAAAGTTCCATGATCACCGGATGACCGGAAGGAAGTTTCTTTTCCCGGTCGTTCAGCATAAAGCCTAAATGAAGGGTATCTCCCGGACGCCAAACTCCTCTGTCTCCGTAAATAAATCCTTTCATTCCTTTTTGCACCACTTCGCCGGCAACATCAAAGGTACTTAAAGATAGAGAAGAACCGTTATCTACCCGCAAGTAAGAACGTTGCGAACCTAAAGAAGCAATCAGGTAGAAGGGTTTGCCTTCCGTTAGATTTATTTCTGCTTTCCCGTTATTGTCGGTTACTCCGGCTCCTACCTCCTGATGCTGATAATTGTACAGAGTAATTTTTACACCTTGTTCGGGATTTGTAGAAACAATATTATGTACTAATACAATCATATTATTATTTTCACCCGCCATGGCTACTATTCCTAAATTGGTAGAAAGGACATTCTTGGCAACTACTTTGTCGAAATAATAACTTTCCGTACAGGGGTCGTTCCGTTCTTTATAGTTATAATCAGACCAATTGAGGTCGCCATTATAATAGTAATAACCTCCGTTATCAAATTGATTGCTTAATTCTTGGAATTTCAGTTTGTCGGCAGCTTCCAATTCGGATGGAGAGAGTTTGGCTAATTCGCCTCCGCAGGGATAAGCGGACAGTTGTTTGTTAAAAGACAATTCAATGCGGTAAATCGCACCGGGTTCAGGCTCCATCAATTTACGCAAATCAAGGGCATAGGTATTCCATGAAGACAGGTCGGAAGTCTGGTTTTCATCTAATAAAATGGTTTTATAAGCTACAATACGTCCCACTTGCATCAGGTTGGATGAACCGTCCAGGTTATTGGATTGAAGGAACTGTCCGATGTTTTGTTCAAAGATTTTGATTACCCGGACTACTACACCTCTTAAATAAACTGCCCGGAAAGGAACAATCAATTCGTTCGACTGAGGAATGATTACTCCGTTGCCAATAAATTCCACACCAGGCAACTGAGTATCTATTTCTATCTGTTTTACTACATCTTCACTTAAAGTCATGCCGCTTTTACTGCGGATGCCTTTATATAGATGGACATTCATGGCTCCGGTTCTTTTGGTATCCGGGTAAAGTCGGAGTTTGTTGCTTTCTATGTTAACTGTTCTATTTTTGTTAGCCGCAATATAGGCAAGTCCTTCCATATTCTGTGTTTCGTCTAACGGACGGGTAAAAGTCACTTCTATAAAACGTTCCGGTTCACGCTGGTATTGGATGTCATACACAGAGAAATCATTCGCCCGGGGAATTTCGATCGAAAGAAGTTTTTCTTCCGGATAGCCTTGCTTATTGGGCTGGACTGTTAGCTCCAGATTTCTCTCTTTTTTATCTCCAGGAGATAGATTGAGGTAGGTTACTTCATGTTTTTTTCCGTCAGGGCTATGTTGCCAATGAGTTTCCGCTTTTTCATTGGCTGTAATTATTTTTTCCAGCACTTCCGGTTTTTCCCGGTCTGCCGTATAAATTACACAAGAGACATCATATCCGTTCTCATTCTTTTTATTGATATCGAATGATTGCATATAGGCTTTCACTGAGGCAGGGAGAGTGGAAAAAGAAAATGAAAAGTCGGTATCATGACCTTTTGTTTCAAACCAGGAAGATAAGTCGGCGGTAACTTGGTAAGACGTATTACGGTCGAAACCTTCTGTCGGTTTAAAAACAATCGTCCGATTATTTTCAAAAGAGAAAGTTCCTTTTACTTCAGGTGTTATATTAATTTGTTTACTTAGTTTACCGGCTTCTTGCCGTTTTATAGGAATATCCTGAGAAAAGATAAGATAAACCGGAGAGAATCTGGAGATCTTTCCGGAAGTAAACGCTTCCACATAAGGACTGTATTGTAAATCCTCGGACGGGTTGTTTTTAGTGTCTTTACAGCTTGTTATCCCCATAAAGAACCCCATTAAACAAAAGAAATATACCCATTTTTTCATAATTATCGCAATTAAACGGTGATTAAACAAAAGTAAAACTTTTAATTTATATATTAGCGTAAAAATAAGAAAGATTTGAAGCAAATTTTAAATATATTAACCAGAAAGAAAAGGAGTTATATCCAGCCGGAGGTGCCGAAAACAAATGAAATGCCTTTCCCGGAAAGAAAGAAAGGCCTGATATTGCTTTCTTATACATTGTTTTTTTTACTCGGTGTTTGGGGAATAATGTTTCTTTTTATCCCCCGGCAATTGTTTTCCGATCCTTATTCTACTCTGCTTTACTCGAATGAAGGAAAATTGTTAGGTGCACGGATTGCTCCCGACGGGCAATGGCGTTTCCCTGCTACAGATACCTTGCCTCCTAAATTTATAAAATGTTTAACCACTTATGAGGATAAACGTTTTTTCTACCATCCGGGAGTGGATTTGCTGGCTATTGTCCGAGCTGCCAAACTAAATATAGGGAAACAACGGGTAGTGAGCGGAGGAAGTACTTTAACTATGCAGCTTGCCCGGTTAGCACGCAGTAACCGGGAGCGTACTTTTTACGAAAAAGGGATAGAAACGTGCTGGGCTTTATTTATCGAAACAGCTTATAGTAAAAAAGAAATTCTTAATTTATATGCATCCCATGCTCCTTTCGGTGGAAATGTAATTGGCGTGGAAACGGCTGCCTGGAGATATTTCGGACGAAGTGCGGCGGAGTTATCGTGGGCAGAGAGTGCTACCCTGGCAGTTTTACCGAATTCTCCGGCATTGATTCATCCGGGAAGAAATAGAAAACGGTTAAAAGAAAAACGAGACACTTTATTAATGAGGCTGAAAGAAGAGGGTGTGCTGGAACAGACAGAATATGAACTGGCTTGTATGGAGCCTTTACCGGATGCTCCTCTTCCTTTGCCGGACGAAGCTCCACATCTGCTGGAACGACTGGCGACTGATTATCCGGGAACACGAATTCCTTCTACCATACATTACCATTTACAACAGCAGGTACAACATTTGGTAAATCGGTATGCAGCTAGGTATGCTTCCAATCATATTTATAATTTAGCTGCTTTAGTAGCGGATACCGAATCTGGGGAAGTGCGAGCTTATGCCGGAAATGTAACAAATATCCAAGACAATAACCAAGGAAGCCAAGTGGATATTATTACTTCATCCCGTAGTACCGGAAGTGTGCTGAAACCTTTGTTGTATGCTGCCATGTTACATGAAGGATTGCTCTTGCCTTCTACCTTAATTTCAGATGTGCCTTTAAATATCAACGGGTTTGCTCCACAAAATTATAACAAGACATTCTACGGGGCAGTACCGGCACACGATGCTATCAAACGTTCGCTGAATGTTCCTTTGGTACGAATGCTTTCACAATACAACACGGGAAGGTTCCTTGCTCTGTTAAAAAAGTGGGGAATGACTACTTTGCCTTTTTCGGAAGACCATTACGGAGCTTCTCTTATTTTAGGAGGAGCAGAGGGTTCTTTATGGGATATGACCGGGATGTATGCTTCTTTGGGACGAACTTTACTTCATTACCGAACGTATAATGGCCGATATAATCCGGGCGATATTCACCCGTTGACTTCTTTTCCTGTACACACAAAAAATCCGATCCGTTCTATTGCGGATAAAAGGTTGACTGACCGGACTTCTCTTTGTGCGGCCTCTATTTGGTTTGCGTTCGAAGCCATGTCCGACCTGAACCGCCCTGAAGAAGAATCGGACTGGCAACAATTCGAATCGATGAAAAAAATAGCATGGAAAACAGGTACGAGTTATGGAGGAAGAGACGCCTGGGCTATCGGCGTTACCCCAAAATATGTGGTAGGAGTCTGGGTGGGAAATGCTTCCGGTGAAGGACGTCCGGGTT
The genomic region above belongs to Parabacteroides pacaensis and contains:
- the pbpC gene encoding penicillin-binding protein 1C, with the protein product MFLFIPRQLFSDPYSTLLYSNEGKLLGARIAPDGQWRFPATDTLPPKFIKCLTTYEDKRFFYHPGVDLLAIVRAAKLNIGKQRVVSGGSTLTMQLARLARSNRERTFYEKGIETCWALFIETAYSKKEILNLYASHAPFGGNVIGVETAAWRYFGRSAAELSWAESATLAVLPNSPALIHPGRNRKRLKEKRDTLLMRLKEEGVLEQTEYELACMEPLPDAPLPLPDEAPHLLERLATDYPGTRIPSTIHYHLQQQVQHLVNRYAARYASNHIYNLAALVADTESGEVRAYAGNVTNIQDNNQGSQVDIITSSRSTGSVLKPLLYAAMLHEGLLLPSTLISDVPLNINGFAPQNYNKTFYGAVPAHDAIKRSLNVPLVRMLSQYNTGRFLALLKKWGMTTLPFSEDHYGASLILGGAEGSLWDMTGMYASLGRTLLHYRTYNGRYNPGDIHPLTSFPVHTKNPIRSIADKRLTDRTSLCAASIWFAFEAMSDLNRPEEESDWQQFESMKKIAWKTGTSYGGRDAWAIGVTPKYVVGVWVGNASGEGRPGLTGVGNAAPVLFDIFSFLPGSGWFDMPYDEMEETVICRKSGHRASPVCTETDTLYIPHKGNNTPLCPYHKLIHLSTDGRFRVNSSCESIDRIITRPWFVLPPSQEYYYKNYHLDYEPLPPVKPGCVPQSSRQIELIYPGHGAVLYLPKGFSGEKEKFIFKAAHARNDAVIYWHLDREYLGETSQLHQIACRTTSGKHVLTLVDDEGNERKITFEVK